The window acttttatattttacgATTTCACTAAATCGGCTAAATCATAGATTTCTTTCGATGCAAAAAGGCTTAAATGCATATTAATGGGAACCTATGACTCTTTGCAACGGTCAAAACTTCCTTGCTAGAGTCAAGACCAACAACTGAGGCTCCAAGTCTTGAAAGCGGCTCCGACAAAATTCCAGCCCCACAACCAACTTCTAAAATCTacaggaaattaaaaaaaacgaaGTTATAAAACGGTTAATAACAGTCTAAAACTCAATATCAGAAGACAGCAGCAGAaaaatttgtggaaattttGCACTCACTGAAACGCCTGAAAGTGGTTTTGATGTGTGACTATTTCCATGGCCTTGAAGAAGCAAGTTGTCTCGGATGAAAGGCACACGAAGCTTATTCATACTGTGGAGTGCTTTCATGCTGCCTTTTGTATCCCACCAGCTATTAAGATTAACAagttgaaatgttttgttgctAAAAACCTCGTAAATGTTCAAAAATTAATCACCTTTTGGCAAGTTGTGAAAATCTTTCAGTTTCTTCTTCTGAAACTGAGCTTGAGTGTTGTAACCTCACATTTGCAACACGGGTCCTTTCGCTTCCAACTTTAATCGCTCGTGTGTTTTCAGGTGGGTATAAACTCCACACAAGTTGTGTATTTTTGGTAAAGAAACTTCTTAATGACACTGAAGCCGCGGCAGCTAATTTCGGCACTGCTGTATATTTTGTTCCAGATATCAGATGGTGGCAATCTCTACAAGTTACTCCTAGCATTGTGAAATTTGCctaaaaacaaaacgttttaaataaGGTTTCTTAAATTTCTGTAACAGTCGGTGTGAAAAATgacaaatcaaaaacaattccTTTCAGCAAAAAGTGCACTTCTTAACAGAAAACAGacagcaacaacaaaaaaattttcttagaTATGTGCCAAGCTACAAATTAGGTTCTGTGAAAGTGATCTTTTTCTACAACAAAAGTTACATTTGTCATACTCGAAGTGATTACTTTTCTGTCGTTGACAgccaaagttaaaaaatataaacctGACCAAAATATCTTTCAATAGCACGGCCAATACTTTTCAACTCATCATCTAATGCTATGTCGAAGATGGGAGTGTTTTTGCAAGCAAGTTTTTGAGAGTTTTTACACAGATTGTCCCACAGTAAAACGCGTGTCATTTCTTTGCTCCCATGTTGAGGCTGAAATGAAGTGAATTTGAAGCTGTCAGACCTCTTGGtcacaaacattttcttttgttagCCAACATCTGAGAAAGCACAAGTCAGTTTTTCTAAAGAGTCCCTCGCTTCACTTTCAGGGAGTTCTTTGAGGCAATCAAGAGCCAACATCCGATGCTTGCTCCCAACGTCTCTGCATTTTTCCATTATTGATGAACTTTCACGTACGTGGGAATTCAGCTGCAATTATTAATGGTTAGTTAACGAGTTAGTAAGTTGATTagttttgaataattttaattgattaaaGCCAGCAGTGAAATAACTTAAATTGAGTTGGACAAATTAAACATTCTGAACAAAagcaatatttgaaaatattcaattCATTGAATGTTATGATTCCGCACATGGATGCAGATGACTaagaatttgaaaatttgtttgttcacGTGACtgtaacaaaaatcaaaaccgatgaaaaaacacaaaaaatttccaaTAATTAACGACATTAAATCTAAATTTGGTCTAAATGCTCACTTCTTCTGTCATGAGAATCAATCTTCCGTCTTTTTCGGACTTTTTCAGAAATTGTTCAAACCATTTCCTGCCACCGTTGTCATGAGCAGCGATCACGACAGGCAAAGCGCAAAGTTCAGACGGGGCCAAGTTTATTTTGCCATTGTTGCTGTGGTCAAGTTTAGAAATTCGTTGGAAATCAAAACTAGCCTTCGTACACAAAGTTACAAATATTCACAAaacttattgaaaaaaatttcttcaaagcaaaaattaaaccaaaattgctgattttactgaaatcgcatttaattgcaaaaatcAAACCTGGTGTGCCAAAGTAAAATGTTTCCCAAAGTTGCTGCAAACATCTCCGTACTTATCTCCCATATCTACAAATTCAGTAACAGACCTGCACGCCTGTGAtcagaatttgtttaaatctGTTACCAAATACACGAGAACTGAATCCAATAAAATGACTGATAAACGTAAAAAAACACCCACGTTTGACAACAAACTTCCATATGCAAGGCACATAACATCTTCCCATTTCTCTGTAGAATCTGGCAGATCATCAAGAGAGGCCATAGCTGAGAACTTGCCTGACTCGGGTAAAATAAAGAATCCATGCGACATGTCACTAATGGCCTTTGACATCAGATTAACGACCTACATGAGCAATTCATTAGTTTCATTCTTGTTTAACCAGCATGCAGCAAAGGATAGCTTTGCAGTAGCCACGCTTTGCAAATATATAGACcgggggtgttcaaatggcggatctcgatccggatccggatcttttcaactttttgtgtggatcttccaatgtagtcttgaaacaatcttacagctgtagcacacttcacttttgacttttgcaaagttattaatatgttgtaggccctacaatgtagggtacatttacataaataaagcaccataaaatttaaagcatgtccaatatgtttactattcgtatttagtggatcatcacgttgtcaggtttggttgtggtggatcatggcagaaatcatttgaacacccctgatATAGACTATATACAGTACAGCAAATATATAGACTTAAGAAAGAAATTCCACATTAATACTAATTAAAAACAGAtagaacaaaataatattgatgtttttttaaatatgattTGTGATAGTGgtgctttgttttaaaaaaaaaaaaaaatagaacattGAAATATTATGAAGTCATAGTATTACATCTATGAGCATAACTTGTTCACAGTTTGGACCTATTAACTGGTTTAATTGTAACTATTACCTTGTGAGCCTGACAGtaatttgttgttaaaatCAAAGGCTTACCAACTAAGTTAGAGAGTATATATGTAAAGTTCACATGTGTATATTAAAATTCCGCCTACGTGCATTTTCGAGGGAACCAAATGTCATAACATTGGTCACTATTTCgtacaaagaaagaaaatacaaGAAGCGTTAAGTGTTTCATTTATCCTCGTACCTGAAGATTCTTCAAATCTGCCAGAGCAGCACATGCATTGGCCAATAAGAAGTCACCACTGAGCACGGCCATTTTATTCCCAATTTCCATTTCTGACCAATATTTATCGCTACTGGAGCCATTACAGCTTTCATCGATCGTGTTTTTATTGACTATTCCTCGATGGACTAAAAATGCGATATGAATGAGTTCCGTCAACTCAGCTAAAGCCCGTTGCCTGCAAAGTAAATTaaagtaattaattaatttaattaaataaattatgtCAGCAATACAAGTAGAGtatattcaaaaaattaattttaatttaaactaaCATTGATCAACAAATATGGTTACGTTACATATAATAAGATAACAGCAATATGGCAGTATATCATTGAAAATCACCAGAAATGATTAAATATGACAATTTACTTGTTGAATGCTTCATTTGCTTGGATATGATCAATTCCAGAAGCATTTTCAACAATGGCTTTTGACAATAATAACACAACAATACCACGGCCTTGAACGCTGTCTTTTGAGTCAAACAATACTCCTCTGGaaccaaaataatttatattgtttagtttagttcaaataaaagtttaaaaacacgACCGCTTGAAATCAACTATAGTGAAAGAAAACTATACTATAGtataattaaataaacctgGCTGTAGTCATGGCCATTGAATGCCACTCATGaatattgtgatgtaacatgCTGGTATagtattaaaacatttattttgaaGCAGAGGAATGTGTTTGAAAGATTCAACCGAGCATTAATTAGTTACCACTTGTGTCCCGCTTACAAGGCTTGTCTGTATAATTTCTGGTGAGCACATTTTCatatttgcttttaagttttttttgtagCTTTGTCTAAATCTAAACTTAAAAGTGTTCACCAAGTGCTTCAGGGATATATTTCAACAGGTTTTTCCAAATGACTTGAATATACTAACATCAATTATAACCAATTAGAACTATTTGAAATTGGTCATGTTTCCTCATCTTTAAATTAAGAGCTTCCACTGTCATTTAAAATTACCAATGGAACAAATAagcaacataaaataattgaaaaaccGACGGTTTGTTTTTCAACAATCGCAACTTGCCTGGCTATTGACAGAAGTGGATGATTCGACTTGACGAGTTTCCTGATGTGCATCGCAACTCCGCTGAGTTCATCACTCAAAAGCGTCCGTAAACTTAAAAATGAAGTGGGAAAACCAACTATTTTCTCTGCATCAGAAATCACCTTATCTAATCCGCTATTCGAGCTTTTGAATGGGTTTTTGAATGATGACAAATTGCGTTTTTCATTTGGGTGATTTCTCACACTAAAAGCATCCGATCCTACATGCAAAAATATTAGCATAACAATAATACATATTAACTACTGTGTTTAATAATAACATATTACCATTAATTAATACAATTTAAACATTCTGTATACTGTTACCTTTGATAGGTATCcatttttaagttcttttgttAAGTAGCTAGGCTAATAGGCATAGTCTATACTAGCCTAAATAGTAAGCAAAGGACAACGAACATGACACTTATTTCTTTAAGTTACAATACCAATTTACAATGTGCTACCTACCTGAATACACAAACAATCTTCTGGAAAAGTGACCAAATTTTCTTGTGAGCATATCTGCGTGGTGACTTTTACAGTTTTGACAATCTGCAGATTTCGGTCTGTCTGTCACGGCAGTTACTTAACTATGGTATAGATAATAGAACATACAGGTGAATGTTATAGTGTAGCAATGTAGCAAGTGAACTTACGCCAAATAACCACATGAAAGTAAGCTACGCATTATGCACGGctgatgaaaaatttcttgTCGAAACCTTGAAGTTTTTCCACGAGATTCAAGGTTTAAGGATACTTCATTAGGGGATTAacctttttaaaaacttttgtgtaaagttacataataaaaatactcAAGAACAGttcaattttataaataacttgttaaaattttaagctattAGTGGTTTCTTTAATTGTACATGTAAAAGCGGTAAtgagtttattaaaaaaagaaaagtaaaatcatttcaaaacaaaaacaaacgacGGTAAAAGATGGGATAAATTTAATggaataaaataacatttacataaagtgtttaaaaaagttaaaattaggTTTAAGATAATTTGTAAACTTTCATTCGTTAGGTCAGTAATATGTTTGCCTACAAATAAAGCAGACACTTATAAGAAAATACCTTTGCCTAGTTGCCCGTGAGAGTtgttgtgatgtcatttgATTTGGTCGTCAATTCGGATTTGTGGCGTCCTTTGTTACCAAACTTGGCTTTTGCAGGCGCAGTATGCCGTAGACTTAATGCAGCCCAGACTACAGTAACTTTGACTTAGGACGTTATAAATTACCGTAATTGTTATTGTAACGAAGTTATTCCTTTATCCTCTTCGAAAACTGTCATTCTTTCCAGTCAGGATAGGTTAGTCATATTACATTATTATGGAcgccagattggaaagtttactTAGTGCACGAAAGCAAGgagataaaaattaattgcgcATACAATGGCTATTGTTTGATCTTATTGCGCGAgggatttctcacccaaaagAACAAACTTTCTAATCTGGTATGGATTTAACACTGAGGCCTAAATATTGATCTGCAGACGTGACCGGCTATGGAATGTCTTTGCATAGACTTCAACTTCACTTCATCAGTCTAGCATCAGTTTTTGTTACTTAGTTACATTAAGTCTAGCTGCAGTAATTGTAATAGCCTAGTTACAATCAATAGCGTGCATTTCAGTGAGTAGTAGCTATCTACTACAGTTACattagcaactatttgataCTGTGATACATATTTCTGAATTTAGACTAGTTTATACACCACATTGCTGATATAGACATGTTAGCTACATTAGGCATGATACAGTAAGCCTACCTAAATTTTGATATTGAGAAGGTTTCATATCTAATATTGTAATACCTTGTTTCGTTTTAAGCAAATGGCTTTCCAGTGGTTGTTGTAAACTCATATGTTTTTCCTCTTGTACTTGTTAATTCTTTGTATTGGtctataattttatttttttgcaatcgTCTATGAAAAGCAAAAAGCTTGGTGCTAGCCTTGTTTCAGCAAAACATACTATTTTTTTTATcgatttattaattataattattgcattttatttcatttaaatatgttttttattcatttctttAGAAACTAAGATCACGAAAGTTAATTTAGACGGAAATGTAATTTCTgtgttttttaatatttttgtatattttactTCTAATTTTTGAAGTGAAAACTAACTAAATAATCCAGAAATGGGAAACGGCTGCACTTCGTATAAAGCAggtaaattgttttaaaatgtctGACTTAGAATGTTTGAACAAAAGTTTCAGTTAACTTTAGagcttgtttaaaaaattttttctttctttgaagGTATTGTATACAATATACTTTCAACAAATGGtactttaaaaactttattaatgATTCAGTAAAATTGGCCGAAACCACAACAAAACTGCCCAAGTTAAAACTGGTGCTTGTTGGTGAGTCGACGGGAGGGAAATCAAGTATTTTGGAAAGGTTTGagaaaaatcattttcaagaTGAATACCTACCCACTAAAACTGTTAATATTATCAGGTAAATAACAGCAAAACTTGCACTAATTTTTACGCACGTTTACTTCCATGCTATATATTAACAATGAAACCATAGGAAGCTATATAAATAACTTGATAAGCATGTGCATAAAATTGAACGCACCCGTGTTTGAGACTGCATGTAGTCTATGcatatgaaatattttctgtgCAGTGTCGTGAAAAAAGTCAACATTCCCGACCAAGGTATCATCTCATTAGAACTTTGGGATGTACCAGACCATGAGAGGACTGATCTCAGGAAATCCTACTATTTAAACGCTGACGCTGTAATAGGTACGTAGTTAGTCATGTGCCAACGTTAGGTCTACGTTTTCATAATTATGATAATTTAGTTGAGTGTTTAAACAATCGTTTGTTTAGCCAGAATATCCCGTTTTTGTAATCTTGGcatttttatctttaaacCTGTATAACATGatttatcattaaaataacatGAAACCACTCGCATTAATTTTGATTACGAATGATGCAGCTTAAATATTACATAGTTACAGGAAATATTCGTAGACCTTCGATCGATACTCATATTCGGAATTATAAGCCACTTCAAATATGatggattgcttttaagtttACCCGTTTGAGCATCCAAGGCTTACTAAGATTTATGTTAAACCATTAAGTTGTATAAGtataatacacattttgtttgcaaaaaaattccaaaatgcaAAATCTATTCTTAACCATTACACAAcattttttaagcaaaatatgtGTGACCTTAATCTCATCATTATcgattttttaaagtaaaaatttaaattaataacaACAGTTATTCTTCTATTTAGTGGTTGTTGATCTTGCTGATGACGAAAATGCATTTGACAATGCCGTAAAATGGAAGCATGATGTATCATCAAACTTACTACATTCCAGACCAGTCGATAAGTCAACAGTGGTTGATCACAGCAATGCTGCAAGGTAGTGATAAAACACTAGCACAGCTTTAAAAACTTGGAAACAGAAACCacttaatttttattacattttccTCTTTTGTCCCGATGTAATTATTGTGGTTATTTTAGTGTGATTGTGTTTCTACCAAGAGCTgattgcattgtgttgttgaCAACTAATTCATCTACAAAGTCAAAAATCAAGAGTGCACTTATCATGTGTCAAGAAGCACTTAAGAACACTCTGACCAAATGAATAGCTTCTTAAGATTTTTAATTTGACGATAACAACAAAGTTTGTTTCTGGTTTCTACACAAAGGGTTTGATGAAACTATAAAGTTGTCACTAAAGCTGATTTACAATGACCAATATAAAAAGTTAGCGTTGTTTAAGCTGGGGGAAATTCTGACATTTCTTGTGTGTTTTATCATGGTTCTGCGAAACTATTTTATCCTGGCGAAGATTAGATTGtctgaaatctttctttgtcaTCTCTCTTTGACACCAAGagacaaaacaaataaaagtcaAAAAGCACGGCCCTGTAGTTAAATATTTGATCAACCATTCAAGGCGTTTTACATAACGCTCAGCTGTAAATATAATCACTGTCTCCTTCTATTGTAGCATTAGATAATAATCACATAATTTAATCTTTGTGTGGTTTTGTAGGTTGGACTACTTCAAACCAAAATCCAATGCTGTACCTTTGCTCTTGCTCGGAAATAAATTTGACCTCGTGagtctttctttctttttttatttcggCTGGAAACTAATGCTTGTCAGCCATGTTACAATACagcttttaatttaaactcCACGAAATATTGCTCACCAAGTCGGTACCAGGCTGCAAATTGTTGTGAATGTTACGGTCGTTATTAATGCTAATTGGAAATTGCTAATGGTAGCAACGACTGAATAACAATAAAGTGCTGTGAAGTCGAGTACGATATAAATCAGTTAATGTTGGCCGTTATCTGGCTGGAATGTGGGTAAAATCATTATCGACTGCTGAAAGGAAAATTGTCAGTCAACATAATTTGTATTGACATGTTTTATCAGTGAAATTATCATAATCTTTTACTTTACGCATTCTGATATATAATCGATTTATTCTTTTTCTCATTAGTAGGTTACAATAAGCAGTACTAGTGGTCAGTGGCTATTGAATTGAATAATACCTGGTTGATAATGGAAATGATAtcataatgttttttaaaaccgACACGATTTTATACTCTCCACTTGAGTTTTGTTATACATGCAAATATTTGACTGCTGTATAGGTTTGTAtagtttcaaacatttttccgCCTCCATCTTCATTAAAGTTGTATTCGTAGGTCAAAGAAGCTTTCCTCCGCGAGCAGTACTCCCTGTATGACGCAACGTCATCTCAAGCACACAATAGTGCAACGCATCGTGGCAATAATGACATCACAGACAATGGCACGCATCCAGAAGAGATGAACACGACTTACCCCGACCTTGTCAATAGCACGGAATCAGGAAAACTGGGTGAAGAAGAAGATAACACGGAAGATGTTAAAAGTGACACTACTCCTCCTGCAAAGAGCGCAGAAGATGTTGAGGAGAAAGAAAAGCCTCCAGTGAATGGAAGTTGTGAAGATGAACACAAAGAAGGAGCAAACGAATCAACCACAGCGGAAACACCACCTGACCACGCATCCAATGAAACTAAACCTCTCCTGGAAAATGGAAATCTCGCAGATGATGGTGTCACCATGGAAATCGATAATCCTGGACATAAatctgataataataatatcacTGATAATCCTGAACCTTCCGTTGATGGTGAAGGACCTGATCCCCCAGCCGCATCACAAGATGAGTTGGAAGCAGAAAAACCTTCAACCGAAACACAAAACGGCGATGAATCTGATGGCATGTTATTTATTCTAAATTTGGAATGATTTTtagcaagttttttttttattcattggACGTCATCTGTATTCAACTCATTCATTTTCAGTTGATGAGATTCATGCAACACAAAAGAAGTTCAAAAAATTATCACCAAAGGATTTATTTATCCACAATCAAGAAATGGAAACCCTACAAGAAGAAAATAAACCGAAATTGTTGGTCAGTTTCTATGTTAATCCCACACCAAAAATATCGCGGGAGTCGTGTTCTAACAACGTTGTTATACCAGTGTTTTAATGTCATGTTAGGTTGTATAAAGAGTTATTTAAAGTGATGTTTGTTCAAGGTGACTGCTCAGGCGAAAACAAAAAGCTTAAGCACGGATGGTGTCAGTGCGCCAAGCATAGCGACTACTTTCATGTTACCGCCTTGCATCGAGCAATTAGAAAAATGCGCAGAAGAACACGGATTTATTGCGGGGTATTTATTATCTCGTATATGACGTGGATAttacattgaaaatttttgaaaatcgTTTGTTTGTCGTGAAACCTTACTCTACAGAATTCCTGTATCCGCCAAAGATTCAAAAGGTGGAATTCACGAAGCAATGCAGTCTCTCATACGTCATGTCGTCAGCAAACGTCACGATACGTCAACAGAACGGAAACGTAAAACTGACGAAAGTACAAGTATGAGGTCCGAATTCAGTCAGGTGAAGAGGACGAAAAATCAGCAAAATCACACGTCGGCGAATGGATTCAGTCAGTTGCGGGTGTGTTTGAAGTGACGCGGCAAACTGCTAAAAATCTAtgtttaaattaaagcaatttttttcgcTTTGTATCAGATGGAGTTTGTATTCGGTTAAGATTACTGTCAATCAAATGTAAGACTGGTGCTGTAGTTTAGAAGAGAATAGAACCAGCTCCGTTTTTAAGATGCTTTTTACTCACAGGAAGTGGGTGTCATTGAAATTGACGAGGTCTTAAAGAAGTGCAACGATGTTTTGAGAGAAGCTGATAATATGAACACGGCATACCGTGAATCTATCCACATTTTcaagaaggtttgtctgctgtTTTCAACTAAACTACCCATTCTCTCTTTGTGTGTGTGTATCACAGTTAATATGTTTTACGTGCAATGCATTAACTTTCTGACTGTTCCGCAAACATTTGTGGCTTAATTCTTGTACCTTTTTCATTACTGGGCTCATTCGCTCATTCATTTTGTACCTAAAGCGGCGATTGTTAATTAAGACGATCGCATTGCTTTTCTGTGCACTGTTGTATAATTTTAGCTTGGTTGTGGTACTGGACGCTTCTCCGTTTGGACGTCAGCAAATAAATCTTTCTCCCCAGTAATTAACTTGTGAAAGTGGTTCACTGGGATACAGAGCATTAAAAGCAACATTTCGACATACAGGCCTGCTTTCAACGTCAACTGATCGGTAGCAGACAAGCAAGTATTGAAGAATGTATTTCGGCCGTCAAGGATTCAGTGGAATCTCCGTCGTGGACAAATAATGGCACAAGCGATATTAGGGCCAAATTGTTACGCGCTGAAGCAAAACCAGGTAATAATCTTTGTTTGCATATTCGTTGCCTCCTGTACTGGCTGTATACTAATTCATGTAACGGCAAGTTGAGACATTGAACGTATGATCAGAGCTCCCAAGAAAACTCCCTATTAGTTTAGTCGCGCGTCATGCCgctgtatttttgtttattcagaGTTTAGACTGGTGACAATTGAAGAAGAGAATTTCCTTAATCTTTCGATTTCAAGCCTCAGCGATGGCGTAGATGGCAGGAACAATAAGAATGAAATCGCGCCACCTTCtgatttactttttattcTCGGTATCTATCACGAAAAGGTAAAGACGGTTTTTATTCCCCCACCCTAGGTTTTAATTGCGTAATTATCCTTTAAAATTCTGCCCAGGTTCACAAGTCATGCAGTAATGTGATGCTGTCTTCTGTGCAATTGGAGGAAGTTCTTCTTCAGCTgcataaacaaatttcagcgAAAGAAGAGAATGTGAGCATTTCTCTGTCAAGTGTTTTCTTAAACTGATACAGCCGGTTGGGCACTTGAGCTTTAAAACATACTGTACCCATACTATTGCGCCAGTTTTCCTTACAACTGCCACTCACGAACCAGCAACCGTGACGACGAAAAAATTACGCTATTGTAATAACTTTCTCCATTATTTCGTAATTGTACAACAAATTTCTACAAAAGTGAACTTTATTCgtaagaaaaatatcattgaaATCCTCCCCGcaacgaaatattttattccCACAGGCCTGGGACATCGCAGTAGCATCTGGTCTCTCCCAATCCAACGTCAAAGACATAATGGCGTGTTTAGCCCGAGCAAAAGTTCGCGTCAAGGGCACGGCGGACCAGCTCAAAGATACGAGACGGTCGGTGAAGGCGACACAGGCGAAGATTCGAGctactttgttgttttgactttttttccaCTGTCACGTTGGAATcactgtaaattttttatcgttttgcaatatcgacAACTTTTAGAGCAAGGTGCACTTAATACATTGAAAATCACTTTATTTCTGGTACCTGGTTTAACCTGGGATTAATCCCATGCCTTGTAACGCTGCAGTTGCCGCTTGTGACTTCGCTAGTTTCTTGTTCATCGACGCTACAGAAGGTTGATAGAATGTATCGTTCACTCGAACCTGAACAGGCAACGCAGCAGAAAATAATTGTACATTTAACGTTGATCACTGATTTAGTTTTCTTGATTTTAAGAGGTTCGTCACGTCATAACATGGGTGCAATTTCTAAGGAACTAAACATGACTGCGGCAGTACATTAGCAGCATTAATATTAACAATGAAGTATACAAAGCAGGGTCCAGAACACAAACCTTAAACATGAAACTTCGACTGTGATCTGGTCCCGAGTTCAAGACAAGAACAAAGTCCGGCGGCTTCCATCTTCTCTTGCTGCAGATTTCCATCAGAGCACTCACCGGGTGCTTTCCCGATAAATCTCTCACCACTGGGTGTGTCTTTGCTACGGGGGGTGTGGATGTGGGGCCCTCCATCATGCTGCTTAACCCtggtataaaatatttttcaaccaaCTGTGAAAATACGAAGTTCAAGAGAGTTCATTAAAGTCAgtgatttttaacattttaaaggGCTTTGCGAACCTGTAGCTGGTTTCGTAACCAATCAACGGAAATAAACAAAGGTATTTACGAGGTATTATACATTCAGTTAATATCTGC of the Clavelina lepadiformis chromosome 7, kaClaLepa1.1, whole genome shotgun sequence genome contains:
- the LOC143465972 gene encoding uncharacterized protein LOC143465972, which gives rise to MGNGCTSYKAVKLAETTTKLPKLKLVLVGESTGGKSSILERFEKNHFQDEYLPTKTVNIISVVKKVNIPDQGIISLELWDVPDHERTDLRKSYYLNADAVIVVVDLADDENAFDNAVKWKHDVSSNLLHSRPVDKSTVVDHSNAARLDYFKPKSNAVPLLLLGNKFDLVKEAFLREQYSLYDATSSQAHNSATHRGNNDITDNGTHPEEMNTTYPDLVNSTESGKLGEEEDNTEDVKSDTTPPAKSAEDVEEKEKPPVNGSCEDEHKEGANESTTAETPPDHASNETKPLLENGNLADDGVTMEIDNPGHKSDNNNITDNPEPSVDGEGPDPPAASQDELEAEKPSTETQNGDESDVDEIHATQKKFKKLSPKDLFIHNQEMETLQEENKPKLLVTAQAKTKSLSTDGVSAPSIATTFMLPPCIEQLEKCAEEHGFIAGIPVSAKDSKGGIHEAMQSLIRHVVSKRHDTSTERKRKTDESTSMRSEFSQVKRTKNQQNHTSANGFSQLREVGVIEIDEVLKKCNDVLREADNMNTAYRESIHIFKKACFQRQLIGSRQASIEECISAVKDSVESPSWTNNGTSDIRAKLLRAEAKPEFRLVTIEEENFLNLSISSLSDGVDGRNNKNEIAPPSDLLFILGIYHEKVHKSCSNVMLSSVQLEEVLLQLHKQISAKEENAWDIAVASGLSQSNVKDIMACLARAKVRVKGTADQLKDTRRSVKATQAKIRATLLF
- the LOC143464649 gene encoding all trans-polyprenyl-diphosphate synthase PDSS2-like, coding for MLTRKFGHFSRRLFVYSGSDAFSVRNHPNEKRNLSSFKNPFKSSNSGLDKVISDAEKIVGFPTSFLSLRTLLSDELSGVAMHIRKLVKSNHPLLSIARGVLFDSKDSVQGRGIVVLLLSKAIVENASGIDHIQANEAFNKQRALAELTELIHIAFLVHRGIVNKNTIDESCNGSSSDKYWSEMEIGNKMAVLSGDFLLANACAALADLKNLQVVNLMSKAISDMSHGFFILPESGKFSAMASLDDLPDSTEKWEDVMCLAYGSLLSNACRSVTEFVDMGDKYGDVCSNFGKHFTLAHQASFDFQRISKLDHSNNGKINLAPSELCALPVVIAAHDNGGRKWFEQFLKKSEKDGRLILMTEELNSHVRESSSIMEKCRDVGSKHRMLALDCLKELPESEARDSLEKLTCAFSDVG
- the LOC143464650 gene encoding ubiquinone biosynthesis O-methyltransferase-like, with translation MLGVTCRDCHHLISGTKYTAVPKLAAAASVSLRSFFTKNTQLVWSLYPPENTRAIKVGSERTRVANVRLQHSSSVSEEETERFSQLAKSWWDTKGSMKALHSMNKLRVPFIRDNLLLQGHGNSHTSKPLSGVSILEVGCGAGILSEPLSRLGASVVGLDSSKEVLTVAKSHRGNDTELEDLQYLDFWLEDIVALGTLKFDCVIASEVIEHVNNPEDFIKMCTNVLKPGGSLFASTINRTQISYLLGIFVAEKILNIVPKGTHDWNKLITPTEVNGFLANANCHLRKMLGMRYNPLQDKWTWSSDKDINYIFHATKQLEDEVLDEENVEAVNV
- the LOC143465973 gene encoding protein Son-like — its product is MGWKEGESLGKTNVGMLEPLRVNVKTDRKGLSSMMEGPTSTPPVAKTHPVVRDLSGKHPVSALMEICSKRRWKPPDFVLVLNSGPDHSRSFMFKVRVNDTFYQPSVASMNKKLAKSQAATAALQGMGLIPG